The genomic stretch AGCGTTCACGTAAAAAGACCAGCAAGGCGTCCTCTTGAGAAGAATTGGCACCGAAATCGCAATGCCCGCCCTCAGTTGGCATGACGATGTGACGTTGGCCATCCCACGCCATGATCGCTTGTCCTAGCCCCGTTCCCGCTGCAATCACGGCGGCATGTCCGGCTTGGGGGGCGGCGTGCGGATTCAGTTCCACGAATTCGTCAGCGGCTAAATGCAGCATTCCGTAAGCGGCCGCCTCAAGGTCATTAATGAGGTACACATCCTCAAACCCAAAGTCTTCAGCCAGTTTGCCTGCATCAATCACCCACGGCAGGTTGGTCGCATTGCAACGCTGCTGCTGGATGGGGCCAGCGATACCGAAACAGGCGCGTTCAGGCCGCAACGGCGCTACGGCGGCTAGAAAAGAGGTGACCAGATCGCCAAAACGTTCATAACCCGAACTCGGATAGACAGCCTTGTGAACCTCTTCCAGTGATGTGCCAGCGGGCTTGGTAGCGTTCACCCGGTACAGGCATAAAACTGTCTTGGTGCCGCCGACATCCCCTGCGAGTACGTGTTTCATGGTGCTTCTCCTGTATTATTGTTGAGCAAATGCGCCAGTGCCGCCACGATGTGATTGGCAACCTCTGACGGCGGGCATTGGTAAAATTCGCTCCAGGCAATGCCCCGGTATTGATCATAATCAGCCGTCTGTTGCGGGTGGTTCTGCTGCCAAGCCAGCCGCACGGCGTGGCCGATAATGACGTCGATGAACAAGGTATCATCAATGCGCAATGCCGGATTCTTCCACATCACCACCATCAGTACCTGCAAGGCTTCGGTATACAACTGGCGGCTGTCCGGTGCGGGTGTTTTATGCAGGATGTGCTCGACCCTATCCTTGAAAAGTTTTTCGCCGCGCGTCATGTTGGCGCATAGCTTGTGGTCGAGGCGCAGTTTCGGATTCCACTGATCACCGATGACCAGACCCATGCTTTGATTGACAATATCCCAGACGCCCTCGAAGAAACCTTCGCGATAGCGTCCGATGCTGCCTTGGATGGAACGCCATTCATGCCAGTTGGCGACATCCGCAAGCTCAGGGTTCATGCTGGCGTCAAACGTGACGGTGAGCATACGGCTTGAATCCGACGATACCTGCATTTGTTCGCGTTGCAGCAGGGTATCCCTCGCGTCCTGAAAATGCTCCAGCACGTCACGCACGGCTTTGGCGACTTCATACGGCGGCATGATCATTAAGACATCCATCGCATCGCTGATCGACAAACGCTTTTCGCGGCGCAAGCGTACCGCAATCAATTGCAGCAATTGCCCGGTGCGGATCAGGGTCATGTTGTCGAACAACTCCGGGTGCGCCCGCAACAACAAACCCAGATTGAGGATCAGTTCCTGAGTCAGAATCTGGGCGCGTAGGTCATCAGGGTTGAACTGGCGAATGGCTTGCAACAGTTCGTCTGCCCCCATTGGGCGACGGAATGTCGAGTCGCGGCTGTAAGAGCGCGACACACTTAGCGCCTTCTGGTGTACCACGATCTCGGTGGCAGCACCTTCAAGGTTAATGTCATGCTTGCCCAACACCGCTGCGCTGAGCCGGATCAGTTGCCAGTGGCGTTCCTCGCAAGCGCGGACATAAACCTCTTCCAGCAGGTCGCGAACCCGCGCAGGTTGGTCATCCATGTCAAGCAGGCCGGTATCGAAATCGAGGCCGTGGCGTGCTTCCAGTTGATACAAGGCATCGAACTGAACCTGCAAGTCTGCCCGTGTCGTCATCAGGCGGATCAGGTGAGTGTCGCCCAGCAGCAAAGGCTCAACCTGATCGCTGAGGTGCTCTTCGTCGTCGGTGATTGGCAATAGTATGAAACAGGGGCGGTCGGTCTGTGCGCCGCTGTCATCTGGAAACTGGTAGCCGTGCAGGCTATCAATGCGTTCACGTCCGGCGGTCGGCAGAAAGTTGGCAACACGCCCAAGCTGAACAGGGGTATCACCGACTTGCCCCTCGCGGCATTCACTCATGAAATCGAGCAACGCCGCGCTGCCTTCTGCCGTTAACATGCGTTCAGTGACGACCAAGACGACCAATGGCCGACCGGGGGCGTCCCACTGTTTGCTGACGTAGGTAAGCAGCATCTTCAAGCGTTCGACCAGCATGGCATTGTCGAGCGCCAGATAGAAATCATGCCGGTTGATGAAATGCGGCTGGAACAAGATGCGCTGACCGTCGAAGGTATAAAGGAAGCTGGTCGCCAGCCCGCGCAGGTGACGCAAGGGGCGTCCGCTCAGGCCGAGACGTTCGTTACGACCAAGCTGGCAGTAAGCATCCGCCAAGGCCGTGGCTTCATGGATGATGACAGGCAACACTTCGTTACGCGTCTCTGCCTTGATGCCTTGTGCCTCCAAGCGCAGTTTGATGCTGGGCGAATCGGCTAGCAGCGCAAACTGCACCCGGCGTCCGCGCCGTTGCCCAATTCGCAGACGGCGACCCAGTGGGTCGATGTCGGTCACGTCCAGCAGGCCATCCTGAATCAGTGCGCCGAGGATATACAGGCTTTGCGCCCATACCAGCGGCACATTTTCGTTGGGTTCGCGATCCTGACTGTGGGGATTGCTGCGTTCCGCTGCGATACGCTCCGCTGGAACCCGGTACAGCTCTGGCAATAGCAAGTCGCCGTCACGCTCGACCAGCAGGTTTTCCAGTTTGTCGCGGTAGATTTTCGCCTGCTTTTCATCGCCACGAAACAGGTGATGCAGCAGCAGGTAGGTAAAGAATAACGGCCATTCGCATTCGATATGCTCGAACTGCAACATCTCCTCGGGTTCGTAATGCAGGCGCTGGTGATCTTCGATCACGGTTTGGTGGCCGTCGCGCAGGAAACGCTTGCACCCGTAACGGCCTTCCAGCTTGTTGACGACTTCCGCGACGGTTGCTTCGACGAGGCTTGCGTCTTCGACGGCGAAGGCCGGGTAGCCGACGATGCTGAGGGTGGCGGCATCAACCTCTTTCGAGAGGGATTCGCTCGGCAGACTGGATTCAAGGGTGATGCGGGCGCGGGCTACCTCGTCAGGCACGACGTGTATGACCGATGCTTGCCCGCCGCCAGCGCCGAACAGGTTGAAGCCATTCAGTGCTTCCAGCGCGGCTTTCGCCATGCCGACTGAACTGCTGTTGATTTCGGCAATGCCATGATTGATCTTGTTGCCGCGTTCCCAGATGCCATAGTCCGGCGTGCGGTAGGCGCGACCGATGTAGTGCACCAGATTCTGCACGAAACTGACTTCATCAAGGGTAAAGGTAATGCGTAAACCGGAGGCGGTCATCTGCGCCAGCATTAGCAGGAAGAGGGACGTCGCGTCGAGTTGCAGATGCCCCCATTCATCATCACCCACGACGGGATCACCGCTGC from Thiothrix litoralis encodes the following:
- the glk gene encoding glucokinase is translated as MKHVLAGDVGGTKTVLCLYRVNATKPAGTSLEEVHKAVYPSSGYERFGDLVTSFLAAVAPLRPERACFGIAGPIQQQRCNATNLPWVIDAGKLAEDFGFEDVYLINDLEAAAYGMLHLAADEFVELNPHAAPQAGHAAVIAAGTGLGQAIMAWDGQRHIVMPTEGGHCDFGANSSQEDALLVFLRERFGGHVSGERILAGDGFGNLYDFLRASGYAAPNATIEAEMLHEDRNAVISRHGLQGDDPLCTEVMRLFVRIYGSEAGNLALKCLPRGGIYIGGGIAPKIRAALETGLFMQGFLDKGRMARAIEHIPVRLSLNPEAPLLGAAHMALSRSCC
- a CDS encoding glycoside hydrolase family 15 protein, with translation MNCVSLDKLDHYYQQVTRIILSRQHPITGLLPASTAITAHGDYTDAWVRDNVYSILAAWGLGLAYRRLDESDGRTVLLEQSVVKLMRGLLIAMMRQSSKVECFKQTQDPLDALHAKYDTGSGDPVVGDDEWGHLQLDATSLFLLMLAQMTASGLRITFTLDEVSFVQNLVHYIGRAYRTPDYGIWERGNKINHGIAEINSSSVGMAKAALEALNGFNLFGAGGGQASVIHVVPDEVARARITLESSLPSESLSKEVDAATLSIVGYPAFAVEDASLVEATVAEVVNKLEGRYGCKRFLRDGHQTVIEDHQRLHYEPEEMLQFEHIECEWPLFFTYLLLHHLFRGDEKQAKIYRDKLENLLVERDGDLLLPELYRVPAERIAAERSNPHSQDREPNENVPLVWAQSLYILGALIQDGLLDVTDIDPLGRRLRIGQRRGRRVQFALLADSPSIKLRLEAQGIKAETRNEVLPVIIHEATALADAYCQLGRNERLGLSGRPLRHLRGLATSFLYTFDGQRILFQPHFINRHDFYLALDNAMLVERLKMLLTYVSKQWDAPGRPLVVLVVTERMLTAEGSAALLDFMSECREGQVGDTPVQLGRVANFLPTAGRERIDSLHGYQFPDDSGAQTDRPCFILLPITDDEEHLSDQVEPLLLGDTHLIRLMTTRADLQVQFDALYQLEARHGLDFDTGLLDMDDQPARVRDLLEEVYVRACEERHWQLIRLSAAVLGKHDINLEGAATEIVVHQKALSVSRSYSRDSTFRRPMGADELLQAIRQFNPDDLRAQILTQELILNLGLLLRAHPELFDNMTLIRTGQLLQLIAVRLRREKRLSISDAMDVLMIMPPYEVAKAVRDVLEHFQDARDTLLQREQMQVSSDSSRMLTVTFDASMNPELADVANWHEWRSIQGSIGRYREGFFEGVWDIVNQSMGLVIGDQWNPKLRLDHKLCANMTRGEKLFKDRVEHILHKTPAPDSRQLYTEALQVLMVVMWKNPALRIDDTLFIDVIIGHAVRLAWQQNHPQQTADYDQYRGIAWSEFYQCPPSEVANHIVAALAHLLNNNTGEAP